In Carassius gibelio isolate Cgi1373 ecotype wild population from Czech Republic chromosome B4, carGib1.2-hapl.c, whole genome shotgun sequence, one DNA window encodes the following:
- the LOC127956007 gene encoding gastrula zinc finger protein XlCGF8.2DB, with protein MEIIKEEREDIKIEETFSVKHEETEEQTKMEFIKEESEETFRVKHEESEEKTDRMALKEESEVLNEIEEKDHDFINGEKYFSCSQTEMSSSRKGPQKKASFFTCQQCGKSFSKINSFKRHMGIHAKVKPYACQQCGKHFGQKITLNRHIRIHTGEKPYTCQHCGKNFSQLGNLGAHMSVHTGEKPYKCKECGKGFNRKGNLHCHMAVHTGESLFTCQHCGISFNHIRHFEDHIGIHIGEKPYTRSLSGKSFDQHENLEVHMKTQREKPYKCSECGKSFCQKRPFEDHMRIHSGEQPFTCPQCGKSFNHKRHLEDHIRIHTGEKPFTCQQCGRSFSRIGSCNRHMRIHTGEKPFKCGHCGNSFRHKTALKSHMSIHS; from the exons ATGGAGATTATTAAAGAGGAAAGAGAAGATATtaagattgaagaaacattcagcGTCAAACATGAAGAAACTGAGGAACAAAcgaagatggagtttattaaagaagagagtgaagaaacattcagagtaAAACATGAAGAAAGTGAGGAAAAAACAG ACCGGATGGCActgaaagaggagagtgaagTACTGAATGAAATTGAAGAGAAAGATCATGATTTCATAAATGGAGAAAAATATTTTAGTTGTTCACAGACTGAAATGTCTTCCTCAAGAAAAGGGCCCCAAAAGAAAGCAAGTtttttcacctgccaacagtgtggaaagagtttcagtaaaataaatagttttaaaagacACATGGGAATTCACGCAAAAGTGAAGCCTTATGCctgccaacaatgtggaaagCATTTCGGTCAAAAAATTACTCTTAATAGACACataagaattcacactggagagaagccatacACATGCCAACATTGTGGAAAGAATTTCTCTCAACTTGGAAACCTTGGAGCCCACATGagtgttcacactggagagaaaccttacaaatGCAAAGAGTGTGGAAAAGGTTTCAACCGGAAAGGAAACCTTCATTGCCACATGgcagttcacactggagagagtcTGTTCACCTGCCAACATTGTGGAATAAGTTTCAATCATATACGACACTTTGAAGACCACATAGGAATTCACattggagagaagccttacacccGTTCTCTGAGTGGAAAGAGTTTTGATCAACATGAAAACCTTGAAGTCCATATGAAAACTCAGAGAGAGAAACCCTACAAGTGCTccgagtgtggaaagagtttttgtCAAAAACGACCCTTTGAagaccacatgagaattcactctGGAGAGCAACCCTTcacatgccctcagtgtggaaagagtttcaatcATAAACGACACTTGGAAGACCACataagaattcacactggagagaagcctttcacctgccaacaatGTGGAAGAAGTTTCAGCCGAATAGGAAGCTGTAACaggcacatgagaattcacactggagagaagccatttAAATGTGGTCACTGCGGAAATAGTTTCAGACATAAAACGGCCCTTAAGTCCCACATGAGTATTCACAGCTGA
- the LOC127956054 gene encoding gastrula zinc finger protein XlCGF8.2DB-like, translated as MALKEESEVLNEMEEKDCDFINGETSLSCSQTEKTSSRKRTQKTGEKLYTCQQCKRSFTQPRYLEVHMRVHTGEKPYTCQQCGKHFGHRVTLKRHIRIHTGEKPYTCQQCGRSFIQPGQLGAHMSVHTGEKPYKCKQCGRSFSLKGNLNCHIRIHTGEQPYTHDQCGKSFDQHDILEVHMRTRREKSYICPECGKWFNHKRRFEDHIRIHTGEKPFTCQDCGKCFRQKGNLDRHMTVHTGEKPFICCHCGKSYRYTAGLKYHMRFHK; from the coding sequence ATGGCActgaaagaggagagtgaagTACTCAATGAAATGGAAGAGAAAGATTGTGATTTCATAAATGGAGAAACATCTTTGAGTTGTTCACAGACTGAAAAGACTTCCTCAAGAAAAAGGACTCAGAAGACAGGAGAGAAGCTATACACATGCCAACAATGTAAAAGGAGTTTTACTCAACCTAGATACCTGGAagtccacatgagagttcacacaggagagaaaccttatacctgccaacagtgtggaaagcaTTTCGGTCATAGAGTAACTCTTAAAAGACACattagaattcacactggagagaagccatacACATGCCAGCAGTGTGGAAGGAGTTTCATTCAACCTGGTCAACTTGGAGCCCACATGagtgttcacactggagagaaaccttacaaatGCAAACAGTGTGGAAGAAGTTTCAGCCTGAAAGGAAATCTTAATTGCCATATAAGAATTCATACTGGAGAGCAGCCTTACACAcatgatcagtgtggaaagagttttgatCAACATGACAtccttgaagtccacatgagaaCTCGGAGAGAAAAATCCTACATATGCCCCGAGTGCGGAAAGTGGTTTAATCATAAACGACGCTTTGAAGACCACataagaattcacactggagagaagcctttcacctgccaaGATTGTGGAAAATGTTTCCGCCAAAAAGGAAACCTTGACAGGCACATGacagttcacactggagagaagccgtttATATGTTGTCACTGCGGAAAGAGTTACAGATATACAGCAGGACTCAAGTACCACATGAGGTTTCACAAATGA